One Solibacillus sp. R5-41 DNA segment encodes these proteins:
- a CDS encoding response regulator transcription factor: MYKILIVEDDMDIAQTLKKQLEKYSYQCLIIHDFERVLDHFQEFDPHLVLMDINLPAFDGYYWSRKIRQVSNRPIMIISARMSDADQVYGLENGADDFVTKPFSFEVVLAKINGQIRRIYGEYAADSARILKLGNTILNIDTVRLSTREQEELLTVKELRLCTLLFEAYPNVVTRQQLLTAIWDDETFVEENTLTVNIVRLRKKLEAIQSSLEIITIRGIGYQLSENHT, from the coding sequence ATGTATAAAATATTAATCGTTGAAGATGACATGGATATCGCTCAAACATTAAAAAAGCAATTAGAAAAATATAGTTATCAATGTCTAATTATTCATGACTTTGAAAGAGTACTCGACCATTTTCAAGAATTCGACCCCCACCTTGTTTTAATGGATATTAATCTCCCCGCCTTTGATGGCTATTATTGGTCGCGCAAAATAAGACAAGTCTCGAATCGACCAATTATGATTATATCTGCTCGCATGAGTGATGCAGATCAAGTTTATGGGCTTGAAAATGGTGCAGATGATTTTGTTACGAAGCCCTTTTCATTCGAGGTGGTTCTGGCAAAAATAAATGGACAAATTCGTCGGATATACGGTGAATATGCAGCCGATTCAGCTCGGATATTGAAATTAGGTAATACAATATTAAACATAGACACGGTCAGACTAAGCACACGCGAACAAGAGGAGCTCTTAACAGTAAAGGAACTTCGACTTTGTACATTGTTATTTGAAGCGTATCCAAATGTCGTAACAAGACAGCAGTTACTAACTGCCATTTGGGATGATGAAACATTTGTCGAGGAAAATACACTAACGGTCAATATTGTAAGACTTCGAAAAAAATTAGAAGCAATACAATCTTCCTTAGAAATTATCACAATTCGTGGTATAGGCTACCAATTATCGGAGAACCATACATGA
- a CDS encoding ABC transporter ATP-binding protein: MLRLQIESIRVGYDDKTIVHDLSLQIPDGKITTIIGSNGCGKSTLLKAITRILKHERGQVILDGQNISELKTKELAKELAILPQSPESAHGLSVEELVSYGRFPYQKGFGNLSQKDKDVIDWALHVTKTDTYRSQTVDALSGGQRQRVWIAMALAQETDIIFLDEPTTYLDMAHQLEVLELLRELNIKEGRTIVMVLHDLNQAARFSDYIVALSKGHLVKFGTAEEVIVPEVLQEVFNIDAVIGKDPRTNKPMCITYNLLQTN, encoded by the coding sequence ATTTTGCGTTTACAAATTGAATCGATTCGTGTTGGTTACGACGATAAAACCATTGTGCACGATTTATCGCTACAAATTCCTGATGGGAAAATCACGACAATTATTGGCTCGAACGGCTGTGGGAAATCCACATTGTTAAAAGCGATTACGAGAATTTTGAAGCATGAGCGCGGACAGGTTATTTTGGATGGACAAAATATTTCAGAGTTAAAAACAAAGGAATTAGCAAAAGAATTAGCAATTCTGCCACAAAGTCCGGAAAGTGCACATGGTTTATCTGTGGAAGAACTCGTATCCTATGGTCGATTTCCATATCAAAAGGGCTTTGGCAATTTATCACAAAAGGATAAGGACGTCATTGACTGGGCTTTACATGTAACAAAAACGGATACGTATCGGTCGCAAACAGTCGATGCATTATCAGGTGGACAGCGTCAGAGAGTGTGGATTGCTATGGCATTAGCGCAGGAAACTGACATTATCTTTTTAGATGAGCCGACGACTTATTTGGATATGGCGCATCAATTAGAAGTATTAGAATTACTGCGTGAGCTCAATATAAAGGAAGGGCGTACAATTGTCATGGTGCTCCATGATTTAAATCAGGCAGCACGATTCTCAGATTACATTGTGGCACTTTCAAAAGGGCACCTTGTGAAATTTGGTACCGCTGAGGAAGTGATTGTGCCAGAAGTTTTACAGGAAGTATTTAATATTGATGCAGTGATCGGTAAGGATCCACGAACAAACAAGCCGATGTGCATTACATATAACTTATTACAAACAAATTAA
- a CDS encoding NAD(P)/FAD-dependent oxidoreductase, which translates to MQDVYDVTIIGGGPAGLYSAFYSGLRGLKTKLIESQESLGGKVLLYPEKLIWDIGGHPPVSGEQFAKQLIAQAKTFDPTILTGTKVDFINRENDIFALHTEQGDIHYSKTILLAVGGGIINPQKLTLEGAEKYEMTNLHYTVQSLKRFLGKNIIISGGGNAAIDWAVELSAIAQSVTVVYRNETLSAHEANIKEAMDAGVTIECNTSITKLTSNADKTAIQFVTCENSKTKECYTRDIDEVIVSHGYNCESSLEFEPSITVPKKDNYYFEGKSTGETVQPGIFAAGDILSFEGKINLLLGTFQDAANAVNSIKTYLEPTASRYAMVSSHNEAFKEKNRSINEKQIYTKLQSSI; encoded by the coding sequence ATGCAAGATGTTTACGATGTAACAATTATTGGTGGTGGGCCTGCTGGACTATATAGCGCTTTTTATAGTGGTTTACGAGGCTTGAAAACAAAGCTAATTGAAAGTCAAGAATCACTTGGTGGTAAGGTTTTACTTTATCCTGAAAAGTTGATTTGGGATATTGGTGGCCATCCCCCAGTATCAGGCGAGCAATTTGCAAAACAATTAATTGCTCAAGCAAAAACCTTTGATCCAACCATTTTAACGGGAACAAAAGTAGATTTTATCAATCGTGAAAATGATATTTTTGCTTTACATACAGAACAAGGAGATATTCATTATTCTAAAACAATCCTTTTAGCAGTTGGCGGTGGTATTATAAACCCTCAAAAGCTGACTTTAGAAGGTGCAGAGAAGTATGAAATGACGAATCTGCATTACACGGTACAGTCATTAAAACGTTTTTTAGGCAAAAATATCATCATTTCTGGTGGTGGGAATGCAGCAATTGACTGGGCAGTGGAGCTATCCGCAATTGCACAAAGTGTAACGGTTGTTTATCGCAATGAAACACTTTCTGCCCATGAAGCAAATATAAAAGAAGCGATGGATGCTGGCGTAACAATCGAATGTAATACATCTATTACAAAGCTGACTTCAAATGCTGATAAAACAGCCATTCAATTTGTAACATGTGAGAATTCAAAAACAAAAGAATGTTATACTCGCGATATCGACGAGGTCATCGTCAGTCACGGATATAACTGTGAGTCTTCATTAGAATTTGAACCATCCATTACGGTTCCAAAGAAAGACAATTATTATTTTGAAGGAAAATCGACTGGAGAAACTGTACAACCAGGTATTTTCGCAGCCGGTGACATTTTATCTTTTGAAGGAAAAATTAATCTTCTATTAGGAACTTTCCAAGACGCAGCAAATGCCGTCAACTCGATAAAAACATACTTAGAACCAACAGCATCGCGTTATGCAATGGTTTCTTCACATAATGAAGCTTTCAAAGAAAAGAATCGCTCTATTAATGAAAAACAGATTTATACGAAACTTCAATCATCTATTTAA